The Syntrophaceae bacterium genomic interval TCCTGAGTTCCCCGTAAATATACGCCGTGTTGCCGATAAACGAGTAGTCGATCTTTGTCGTATCGACGTCGTAGCGAACCAGGATGCTTCGTATCTTGCGATTGATTTCGTAGCGGTCAACCGTGCCCATAGTCAATCCCTCCTTCACATTTCATAACATTAAAATGAGTGGATTTGAACCGCATTTCCATTGAATCAGGCAATCATCCGTTGACGGCTCGACTTTGTTTCCCTTATGATTTTTCATTGGAATCCTATCAAATCGTTGAGGACTGAGCATGGGGGACAAATCGGTTCTGCTGCTGGGTGCGACGGGCCTGGTGGGCGGCGAATGCTTGAAACTGCTGGCATCGACGGATGATTACCGGCGGATTGTGGTGCCGGTTCGCTCCCCGCTTCCGGAGGTGTTTCGCGATTCCCGTGTGGAAGTCCATGTGATCGACTTCGAGCGGATCGACGCCTTCAAGTCCCTGTTTGCCGCGGATCACATGATTTCCTGCCTCGGGACGACGATCGGGAAAGCGGGGTCGCAGGAGCTCTTCCGCCGCGTCGATTTCACCTATGCCTTCGAGACGGCAGGAAGGGCCGCTGAAAATGGGGCGTCCCATCTCCTTCTGGTGACGGCTCTCGGGGCCGAAGCTTCTTCCCGGGTCTTCTACAACC includes:
- a CDS encoding oxidoreductase yields the protein MGDKSVLLLGATGLVGGECLKLLASTDDYRRIVVPVRSPLPEVFRDSRVEVHVIDFERIDAFKSLFAADHMISCLGTTIGKAGSQELFRRVDFTYAFETAGRAAENGASHLLLVTALGAEASSRVFYNRVKGELEQAVRGLPFRSVSIFRPSLILGDRQESRMGESAGKVLSALFGFAIPERYKPVQAGDIARAILAVARESHPGIRVFESDAIRRIARNIAA